DNA from Pseudomonas putida:
GACAAGATCGGCCGTCGCCCGACCATGATCGCCGGCTGCCTGGGCTCTGGTCTGCTGGCCTTCGTCTACCTGTATGCAATCAGCATCCAGAACGTGCCAATGGCGTTCGCCGCCTCGATCGTGATGTGGGGCATGGTGTATCAGGGTTACAACGCGGTGTTCCCAAGCTTCTACCCAGAACTGTTCCACACCCGCTACCGCGTTTCGGCCATGGCCATCGCGCAGAACATCGGCACCATGCTGACTGCCATGCTGCCGGCGCTGTTCGCACTGGTTGCCCCGCCTGGCTCGGACAATATCCCGCTGGTAGTCGGTAGCCTGGCGTTCTTCATCACCTGCGTGTGCGCCTTGGCGGCCTACATTGCCCCGGAAACCCACCGCCTGGCGATGGAAGACCTGGGTAACCCAGCGGCCAAGCCGATGGAGAAGGAAGCGTATGAAGCTAGCCGTAAAGGCAGCTTTCAGGCAGTGAGCCACTGATAGACCGCCGGGGCCGCATTGCGGCCCCGGCATTGTCAGCCTTCAACCACTTCCTGCAAGCGCGCCCAGAGCCGCTCGACATCCCCCGCTCAGTCGGCAACGCACCAACCGACACCCGCACCATCCACCGCCCATCCAGCGTCGCCGGCGTCACATACGCATCCCCAGACGCATTCAACCGCTCGGCCCAACCCTTGGTATGCGCATCCAGCGCTTCCCCTTCCAGCCCCGCCGGCCGATGGCGAATGCACAAGGTCTGCAATTGCACCGGCGCCAGCACTTCCCACTCTGCTTTAGCCCCCACCTGCCCTGCCAACCACTGGGCATTGTCCAGGTCACGCCGCAGCCGCGCCTGCAACGCGTCAACGCCCTCGCTGCGCAGCATGAACCACAGCTTCAGGGCGCGGAACCGACGGCCCAACGGGATCCCCCAGTCACGCAGGTTCTTCACCTCGCCGTCCACCGCCGACTGCAGGTAGCTGGGGTTGGTGCTCATGACCCGGATCAGGTGCTGCGGGTCACGGACGTAATAGATCGAGCAATCGAAGGCCACACCCAGCCACTTGTGGGCATTGACCACCACCGAGTCGGCCAACTCGATGCCGTCCCACATCCAGCGGCACTCGGGCAGAATCATCGCCGAACCTGCCATGGCCGAGTCAACATGCAGCCACAGGCCATGGGCCTGGGCAATTTCGCCGATCGGGCGCAACGGGTCGAGGGCAGTGGTCGTCGTGGTGCCGGTGGTGGCAACTACGGCGCATGGCTGGTTACCGGCGGCCAGGTCTTGCTCGATCGCCGCCTGCAACGCCTCGGGGCGCAGCGCGTAACGCTCGTCAGTGGGGATAAGCCGGATGTTGTCGCGGCCAAAACCGGCCAGCAGCGCGGCCTTGTCCACCGAGCTGTGGGCATGGGCGCTGACATACACGATCAAAGGCTTGGCTTCAGCCTGCAGGCCACCGCGTACCAAGGCGTAATCGGTGGCGCGTTCACGGGCGCTGATAAGCGCTACCAGCGTGCTGGTCGAAGCGGTGTCCTGGATGACCCCGCTCCATTGTCCAGACAAGCCAAGCAGTTGGCGCAGCCAGTCGAGGGTGGTTTCTTCCAGTTCGCTCAGGGCCGGGCTGGATTGCCATGACAGGCCCAGCACACCCAGGCCGGTGCTGAGGAAGTCCCCCAGTACCGAGGACAGAGTGCCGTTGGAGGGAAAGTAACCGTAGAAATCCGGGTGCTGCCAATGAGACAGGCCAGGCATCACCAGCTGGTTGACGTCGTCGAGGATGGCCTCGAAGGGTTCGCCTTGCTGGGGCGCGGCTGCGGGCAAAGCGGCCTTGAGGTAGCCAGGTTCGACCTGGGCCATGACCGGGCGTTCGCCGACGGTTTGGCGATAGTCGGCGATCAGGTCGATCAGTTGGTGGCCGTATTGGCGGAATTGTTCGGGGGTCACGTGGGGGCTCCTTTGGGTGATCCACTGCCACCCAGTCTAGGCACCCGTGCCCAACCGAATAACCCCGCGTTGTGCATACCTGCTATGGCGAACCCGCATGCCCGCCTTGCACGCCGAACTGCGACTGGCGCCACAGCTCGAACACGCGGTTGCGGAACCAGCGGTGCTCGGCCGAAGCCTGCAGCCTTTGGTGCCACACCACCCAGTAGCGCTGGCTGTGGTCGATGAAGCCAAGCGGCCGCCAGGCCAGGTCATGCAAACGGCATAACTGCCGGGCGATGTGCTCGGGAACCGTGGCCACGGCCTGGCTGTTGGCAATGACTTTCACGGTGGCGGAAAAGAACGGCACTTCCAGGCTGACCCGCCGCTGCACCCCCTGTGCACGCAGGTGGCGGTCGATGAAGCTGTCCTTGTCGCCACCGCCGGAAATGCGCACATGCTTGTGCACCAGGTAGTCGGCCTGGCTGAGTGCAGCATGCGCTGCCAGCGGGTGGTCGTGGCGCATCAGGCACACGGCGCGGTCTTCACCCAGCAAGCGCCCATGCAGGTTGGGTGGCGACTCGTCGAACAAGGTGGTAGCCAGGTCGATTTCGCCACTGGCCAGCAAGGCATACTGGCCAGCCTGCCAAGTGCGGTACTCCAGCGATACGCCTGGTGCTTCACGCTCCAGCGCCGCCACCAGCAACGGCAGCATGTGTTCGGCTACATAGTCAGAGGCCGCCAGGCAGAAGCGCCGCTCGCAGCGTGCCGGGTCGAACACTGCGGGCTGGCGCAGAGCGTGAAGTTCTTCGAGGACCTGGCGCAGCGGTTCAACCAGCGCTTCGGCGTGTTCGCTGAGTACGTAGCCGCGGCCTTGGCGCACCAGTAACGGGTCGTCGAAGGCTTCGCGCAGGTGGGCTAGCTGCCGGCTCAGGGCCGACTGGCTGACACCCAGGCGCTCGGCAGCGTGGCTGAGGTTTTTCAGCTGCAGCAGGTGGTCGAGGGTACGCAGGTGGGCGAGGCTTAGGGAGGCGAAGGTGGGGTTCATCGAGGGTTCGGCTCCAGACCGCAGGCGAGGGCTTTGCCCTCGTTTCGCGACACAAGGCCGCACCCATAGGGGAATGCATAACCTGTGTGGGAGCGGCCTTGTGTCGCGATGGGCCGTAAAGCGGCCCCGTTACGCAGATCAGTCAGTCAGACCAACGTACACGTTCTGCACGTCATCGTTCTCGTCGATCGCCTCGAGGAACGCTTCAACCTCAGCCAGTGCTTCAGCACTCAGGCTGGCTGCGCTTACCGGGTTTTTCGGGGTGTAGCCGATTTTTGCCGAGGTGACGGTGAAGCCCTGTTCCGGCAGCGCCTTCTGCACTGCGTCCAGGTCGGTGGTGTCGGTGATGAACAGGGTCGAGCCCTCTTCTTCACCTTCCTCGAAGTCCTGGGCACCGGCTTCGATGGCGGCCATTTCCGGATCAGCGTCAGCGCTTGCAGGGGTGGCTTCGATCAGGCCTACATGGTTGAAGTCCCACGCTACCGAACCGCTGGCGCCCAGTTGGCCCTTGCGGAACAGCACACGGATTTGCGCGACGGTACGGTTGATGTTGTCGGTCAGGCACTCGACGATCAGCGGTACCTGATGCGGTGCGAAGCCTTCATAGCTCACCGCATGGTACTGCACGGCATCGCCGTCCAGGCCAGCACCCTTGCGAATTGCCCGGTCCAGGGTCTCGCGGGTCATCGAAGCCTTCTTGGCTTGCACGATGGCCAGGCGCAGGCGCGGGTTCATGTCGGGATCGGCACCCGACTTGGCAGCGATCTGGATTTCCTTGGACAGCTTGCCCATGATCTTGCCTTTGGCATTGGCTGCTGTTTCTCTATGTTTGGCTTTCCACTGTGCGCCCATGTCGACTCTCTTGTTTCAGCGACCGGTTCAGGAAGCGACCGGCCAAAAGTGGGTGCATTTTATACGCCCTCAGGCATGGGATCGACAAGAAATCTCATCAGCCTTTATCGGCCTTGCCCGCCGCCGCCGCAAACCGCGCCAACCGCACATCCAACCGGCGCGGGCGCAAACCGCGATCTTCGGCGTGCTCCTTGCGGCGAATGGCATTGCGCACCAGCAGTGAGCCCAGGTAGCGGATCGGCTCGGGCGGGAACAGGCCCAGCGGCCCTTTGACCAGTGGCGAGCGGGTCCACGGGTTGTCCAGCCCCAGCGCCAGCGACGAAAGAATCTGCCCGCCCATATGGCACGGGCCAACGCCGCTGCCGGAGTAACCAAAGCCGTAGAACACGTTGCCCTGCCCGTCCAAGCGACCAAAGAACGGCAAACCGGTCACCGAGCGGTCCGACGGCCCGTTCCAGCTGGCCGCCAGTGGCACCTCGGCCAAGGCCGGGAAAAACCCGCCAAGGCTTTCGCGCAGCAAGGGGCGGTACGGCGACGGCTGGTCGAACACCGGCAACATGCGCCCGCCGTAGGCGAACGTGTTGCCGCCCTTGCCGAGCATCAGCCGGCCATCGGCGGTGTTGTGGTAGTAGTGCACGAAAATACGCGAGTCGAGCACGCTGATACCGCTGTCCAGGCCGATCTGGCTCAACAGCTCGGGGCACGGTTCGGTAATCACCATGTCGCTGGAGACAATCGCCACGCTGCGCTCGAACTGCGGGAAGGCCCGCGCCATCCAGGCATTGAGGCCCAACACCACGCGGTCGGCGCGCAGCGTGCCATGGGCCGTGCGCACCTGCACCGGGGCGCCATGCTCCAGGCCAGTCATGGCGGTACCCTCAAAGATACGCACGCCACGCTGCAAGGCCACCCGGCGCAAGCCACGCACCAGCTTGCCCGGCTGCACGGTGGCGGCGGCCGGCGAGAACCAGCCTTCCAGATGCCGCGCAGAACCTGCCAGGCGCTGCACCTGCTCCAGCGGCAGGCGGCGGAACGAGTTGATACCCTTTTGTTCCAGCGCGGCGATGACGGCATCGGTGGCACCCACCTGGGCTGCATTGGTGGCCGTGTACAGCGTGCCGTCCAGGCGGTAGTCGCAGTCGATGCCATTGGCTGCGCAGAACGCGCCAATGTCGCCGATGCTGCGCTCCGACTCACGCACCAGGCGTACCGCCTCGGCCACCCCGAACAAGCGTTCGAGGGTGAAGTACTTGGCCGACCAGGACAAGGCGCAACCACCATTGCGGCCACTGGCACCGGCGCCGCAGATGTCGGCCTCGATCAACACGATATCCAGGGCCGGCACCGCTTCCTTGAGCATCAGTGCCGTCCATAGGCCGGTGTAGCCGCCGCCCACGATGCACACATCGCAACGGGCATCGCCTTGCAGTGACGGGCACACCGCCTCCTGCGTCGATTCCAGGGCCTGTTGCAGCCAGAAGGGTCTCATTCGCTCGCTTTCCTTTAGGTACGCAGTGGCTTGATTGCCATGCTGGTGTTCGGTGCCACGTCATTGCTTTGCGCGCTGGTGGCTGGGCGGCTGTTCCAATGCGGCAGCAACACCAGCGCGGAGAACAGTGCACAGCCGGCGAACACGATGAACACCGTGACGCCGTCGAAGTAACCCGGCAGCAGCCCGCCCAACACCGCCCCCACCGAACCGCAGCCATTGACGAAGCCGGCCGCGGTGGCGCCGGCCTTGGCGGTGCCGAAGTCGATGGCCGCCGCGCCGCTGATCATCGAGTCCGGCCCGTACAGGGTCAGGCCCATGACAAACAGCAAAGCCACCACCAGGATCACACTGCCGGTGTGCATGGCCGCCATGAACGCCGCCAGGGTCACGGTCAGCAGCACCAGGCTGATCACGCAGGCCGGCATGCGCCGGGCGCCGAACAGTTTGTCGGAGGCCAGGCCGATCATGATCGGGCCAAGCAGCCCGGCCAGCTCGAAGGCGGTCGGGATGATTGCCGCGCCCACCTTGCCCACCGAGGGCATCTGCTCGAAGACGATCACCGGGCCCCACAGCAGGATGGCGTAGCGCGCAGGCTTGAGCAGGAAGTACGCCAGGCCCAGGGTCAACACCGTGCGGTTGCGCATGATCTCCCTCAGTGGCGCCCACACACTGCACAGGTTGTCGGCGGGGGCCATGCTCTGCGGCTCGGGCTCCACCGCCGGCAGGCCGACGTCTTCAGGTTTGTTGCGCTGCAAGAAGAAGAACAGCACCGCCACCAGCGCCACCACGGCTGCGCTGGAGAAGAACGCCGCATGCCAGGTGCCGACCAGGGTATAGGCCCACCAGCCGGCGAATGGCGAGGCCACCAGGCCGCCGAAGGCATAGCAGGAACTCCACAGCCCCAGCACCCGCCCGCGCTGCGAGGCCGGGAAGAAGCTGCCGATGTTCTTGCATAACCCTGCCCAACCGGTGGACTGCGCCAGGCCCTGCACCAGCATGCAGGTGGCGAAGATCGGGAAGGTGGCGTAACTGCCCATCACCACCGCCGCCGCCGCAGAAATCAGCAACCCACCGAGTACCACCACGCGTGGGCCGAAGCGGTCAGCAAGCATGCCCCAGGTGAACTGGCCTACGGCATAGGCGGCCAGGTAGATGGCGTCGAGGTTGGCCATGGCGGCCTTGTCGAGCATGAAGCTTGGGTCTTCGGCGATGCCCAGCTTGGCCACCGAGAAGGCTTTGCGGGTGAAGTAGAAGGCGGCGTAGGCCAGCCAGGTGATAGCGAAAATCTGGATGCGCCAGCGTTTGAACGCGGCTAGGGATTGATTCATGTGAGTCTGACCTCTTGCTCAAGTGTGCCGGCAGAATGTGAAGAAACGCCTGTCTTGTTCTTGTGTTACGCACAGCGATGACAAAGCTGTCATCGGGTCAGATGGCACCGTGTGGGCACCATGGCCCTGGCGGCATTCGTGGTGCCAGCGTCGGGCTGACATGCATGGAAACAGTTGCGCTAAGATAAATAAAATCGATTTATCGTATTACACACATAAGCCCAGCTTGTTACTGAGGTCGTCATGTCGGTTTCCCACGCACAACTCAAGGCTTTCCACGCGGTGGCCGTACACGGCAGCTTTACCCGTGCAGCGGAAAAGCTGTTTCTTACCCAGCCTGCGGTGTCGGACCAGGTGCGCAAACTGGAGGAGCGCTTCGGCGTTTTGCTGTTCCACCGCAACAAGCGCTCGGTACAGCTCACCGACCTGGGCGAGCGCCTGCTGGGCATCAGCCAGCGCCTGTTCACCTGCGAGGCCGAAGCCCATGACCTGCTGCAGGACTCGCGCGCGCTGCACACCGGCAGCCTGGTGCTGGCGGTGGATGCGCCGGTGCACGTGCTGCCGCAGATCGCCCGGTTCTGCCAGCGTTACCCAGGTATTCAGGTGAAAATCGAGACCGGCAATACTGACGAATCGCTGGCCCGGTTGTTCAGCTACCAGGCCGACCTGGCCTTGCTGGGCCGGGATGTCGACGATGAGCGCCTGCATTGCCTACCGCTGCGCCGCGACCCGATGGTGGCGTTTGTTTCGCACAACCACCCATGGGCCAGCCGTGGGTCGATCAGCCTGGCTGACCTCGATGACATGCCACTTGTGCTGCGTGAGCCTGGTTCAGTGACGCGCCAGACACTGGAGGAAGAGATGCAACGGGCGGGGCTGCGGATTCGTCCGGCGATACAGGTGGAGGGCCGGGAAGCGGCGCGTGAGGCGGTGGTGGTGGGGATTGGCGTGGGGGTGGTGTCGGCGGCGGAATTTGGCGCTGATGCGCGAGTGTGTGCGTTGCCGATTGTGGATTGTCAGCGGCATTTGACCGAGACGTTGGTGTGCTTGAGCGAGCAGCGCACACGACGCGTGGTGGCGACCTTCTTGCAGATGGTTGAAGAAGAGGCCAGTGCAGGCAACCCGACTATGCTGGGATAACCTCAGCCCACAAACCCACGCCCATGCTCTACCGCCTGGCCGCCGACACCCTGGTGCTGCTACACCTGGCCTTCATCCTGCTGGTGCTGTTCGGCGGTTTGCTGGTGCTCAGGTGGCGCCCTGCCCTGCTCATCCACCTGCCGGCCCTGGCCTGGGGCCTGGCGGTGGAATGCCTGCACCTGGGCTGCCCGCTCACCGGCTGGGAAAACCGCATGCGCAGTGCCGCCGGTGACGCAGGCTACCAAGGGGGTTTCGTCGAGCACTACATCTGGCCGCTGATCTACCCCACCGGGCTGACCCCGCACGTGCAACTGCTGTTGGGCAGCATCGTGCTGCTGCTCAACCTGTGCATCTACAGCTACGTGGCCTGGCGCTGGCGCCACCCTAGCGGGTAGCGATCACGAACAACCGCGGGAACGGCAACAGCACCTTGCCATCGGTGGCCGGCGGGTAGTCGCGCTGCAGGGCCTGCAGGTACATCTGCAGGAAGTCGACCTGCTCCTGCTCATCAAGCCTGGCCAGGTAAGGCCGCAATGCCGATCCCTTGAACCATTCCACCACCGCCTCGGCGCCGCCGGCCAACGGATGGTGATAGGTGGTACGCCACACGTCCACCCGCGCGCACAGCGGGCTCAGCAGGTCGTAGTAGAACGCCGCGCTGTGCCGTGGCGGCAGTTGGAAGTCAGCGAACTTGGCCGCCCAGGGGCCTTGGCTGGCGATTTCGCGCAACTGCCGGTGGGCCGGTTCGTCGAGATTATCT
Protein-coding regions in this window:
- a CDS encoding YebC/PmpR family DNA-binding transcriptional regulator, with protein sequence MGAQWKAKHRETAANAKGKIMGKLSKEIQIAAKSGADPDMNPRLRLAIVQAKKASMTRETLDRAIRKGAGLDGDAVQYHAVSYEGFAPHQVPLIVECLTDNINRTVAQIRVLFRKGQLGASGSVAWDFNHVGLIEATPASADADPEMAAIEAGAQDFEEGEEEGSTLFITDTTDLDAVQKALPEQGFTVTSAKIGYTPKNPVSAASLSAEALAEVEAFLEAIDENDDVQNVYVGLTD
- a CDS encoding LysR substrate-binding domain-containing protein, whose amino-acid sequence is MSVSHAQLKAFHAVAVHGSFTRAAEKLFLTQPAVSDQVRKLEERFGVLLFHRNKRSVQLTDLGERLLGISQRLFTCEAEAHDLLQDSRALHTGSLVLAVDAPVHVLPQIARFCQRYPGIQVKIETGNTDESLARLFSYQADLALLGRDVDDERLHCLPLRRDPMVAFVSHNHPWASRGSISLADLDDMPLVLREPGSVTRQTLEEEMQRAGLRIRPAIQVEGREAAREAVVVGIGVGVVSAAEFGADARVCALPIVDCQRHLTETLVCLSEQRTRRVVATFLQMVEEEASAGNPTMLG
- a CDS encoding LysR family transcriptional regulator, with the protein product MNPTFASLSLAHLRTLDHLLQLKNLSHAAERLGVSQSALSRQLAHLREAFDDPLLVRQGRGYVLSEHAEALVEPLRQVLEELHALRQPAVFDPARCERRFCLAASDYVAEHMLPLLVAALEREAPGVSLEYRTWQAGQYALLASGEIDLATTLFDESPPNLHGRLLGEDRAVCLMRHDHPLAAHAALSQADYLVHKHVRISGGGDKDSFIDRHLRAQGVQRRVSLEVPFFSATVKVIANSQAVATVPEHIARQLCRLHDLAWRPLGFIDHSQRYWVVWHQRLQASAEHRWFRNRVFELWRQSQFGVQGGHAGSP
- a CDS encoding MFS transporter, translating into MNQSLAAFKRWRIQIFAITWLAYAAFYFTRKAFSVAKLGIAEDPSFMLDKAAMANLDAIYLAAYAVGQFTWGMLADRFGPRVVVLGGLLISAAAAVVMGSYATFPIFATCMLVQGLAQSTGWAGLCKNIGSFFPASQRGRVLGLWSSCYAFGGLVASPFAGWWAYTLVGTWHAAFFSSAAVVALVAVLFFFLQRNKPEDVGLPAVEPEPQSMAPADNLCSVWAPLREIMRNRTVLTLGLAYFLLKPARYAILLWGPVIVFEQMPSVGKVGAAIIPTAFELAGLLGPIMIGLASDKLFGARRMPACVISLVLLTVTLAAFMAAMHTGSVILVVALLFVMGLTLYGPDSMISGAAAIDFGTAKAGATAAGFVNGCGSVGAVLGGLLPGYFDGVTVFIVFAGCALFSALVLLPHWNSRPATSAQSNDVAPNTSMAIKPLRT
- a CDS encoding DUF2784 domain-containing protein, with the translated sequence MLYRLAADTLVLLHLAFILLVLFGGLLVLRWRPALLIHLPALAWGLAVECLHLGCPLTGWENRMRSAAGDAGYQGGFVEHYIWPLIYPTGLTPHVQLLLGSIVLLLNLCIYSYVAWRWRHPSG
- a CDS encoding FAD-dependent oxidoreductase, yielding MRPFWLQQALESTQEAVCPSLQGDARCDVCIVGGGYTGLWTALMLKEAVPALDIVLIEADICGAGASGRNGGCALSWSAKYFTLERLFGVAEAVRLVRESERSIGDIGAFCAANGIDCDYRLDGTLYTATNAAQVGATDAVIAALEQKGINSFRRLPLEQVQRLAGSARHLEGWFSPAAATVQPGKLVRGLRRVALQRGVRIFEGTAMTGLEHGAPVQVRTAHGTLRADRVVLGLNAWMARAFPQFERSVAIVSSDMVITEPCPELLSQIGLDSGISVLDSRIFVHYYHNTADGRLMLGKGGNTFAYGGRMLPVFDQPSPYRPLLRESLGGFFPALAEVPLAASWNGPSDRSVTGLPFFGRLDGQGNVFYGFGYSGSGVGPCHMGGQILSSLALGLDNPWTRSPLVKGPLGLFPPEPIRYLGSLLVRNAIRRKEHAEDRGLRPRRLDVRLARFAAAAGKADKG